From a region of the Azospirillum formosense genome:
- a CDS encoding aldehyde dehydrogenase family protein — MMERRNWIAGRLVDGVRLEANRNPARPSEVIGHYAWASVEQAEEALGAARAALPGWAASNPQTRSDVLRRVGDELNARAEELGALLTREEGKTLREGIGEVRRSAQIFHYAAGEPLRQGGEALPGLRDGTTAMVSREPVGVVVLITPWNFPMAVPAWKTAYALAFGNTVVLKPSEVTPACAWELADILHRAGLPAGAFNLVVGDGRTLGPALVDGADAVSFTGSPGVGRAILERSVARMTRVQLELGGKNPLVVHDDADLDLAADIALQGAFHSTGQRCTATSRIIVDRRVHDAFVERLVRGMAALRVGDPMDAATDMGPVVSDAQLAKDLRCIADARSEGAELAFGGRRMDGDGYFLEPTLFVGTNNAMRINRDEVFGPVACVIPADELDHAIAIANDSEHALSSGIVTRGLASAETFRRRSRAGLVMVNAPTAGIDYHVPFGGRGPSGYGGREQGSAAVEFFTDGKTAYINHGIAG, encoded by the coding sequence ATGATGGAACGAAGGAATTGGATTGCCGGACGTCTGGTCGACGGTGTCCGATTGGAAGCGAACCGCAACCCGGCGCGGCCAAGCGAGGTGATCGGCCATTATGCCTGGGCCTCGGTCGAGCAGGCGGAAGAGGCGCTCGGCGCCGCACGCGCGGCCTTGCCGGGTTGGGCGGCGAGCAATCCGCAAACCCGCTCCGACGTGTTGCGGCGGGTCGGCGACGAGTTGAATGCCCGCGCCGAAGAACTGGGCGCTTTGCTGACGCGAGAGGAAGGCAAAACCCTGCGTGAAGGCATCGGCGAAGTCCGGCGCAGCGCACAGATCTTCCACTATGCGGCCGGGGAGCCGCTGCGCCAGGGTGGCGAAGCCCTTCCCGGTCTGCGCGACGGCACCACCGCCATGGTCAGCCGTGAACCGGTCGGCGTCGTCGTCCTGATCACGCCCTGGAATTTCCCGATGGCGGTTCCCGCCTGGAAAACCGCTTATGCGCTCGCATTCGGCAACACGGTGGTCTTGAAGCCCTCGGAAGTCACCCCGGCCTGCGCCTGGGAACTGGCGGACATCCTGCACCGCGCGGGACTGCCCGCCGGCGCGTTCAATCTGGTGGTGGGGGACGGCCGGACGCTGGGACCGGCTTTGGTCGACGGAGCCGACGCGGTCAGCTTCACCGGCTCGCCGGGTGTTGGCCGGGCGATCCTGGAACGCTCGGTCGCCCGCATGACCCGCGTCCAGCTCGAGCTTGGCGGCAAGAACCCTCTGGTGGTTCATGACGACGCCGATCTGGATCTGGCGGCGGACATCGCGTTGCAAGGGGCATTTCATTCCACGGGGCAGCGTTGCACCGCGACCAGCCGCATCATCGTCGATCGCCGGGTGCACGACGCTTTCGTCGAACGGCTGGTGAGGGGGATGGCCGCCCTGCGGGTCGGCGATCCCATGGATGCGGCGACGGACATGGGACCGGTCGTCAGTGACGCTCAACTCGCCAAGGACCTGCGCTGCATCGCGGATGCGCGCAGCGAAGGCGCGGAGCTGGCTTTCGGTGGCAGGCGCATGGATGGGGACGGCTATTTTCTGGAACCGACCTTGTTCGTCGGCACCAACAACGCCATGCGGATCAACCGTGACGAGGTGTTTGGTCCGGTTGCCTGCGTCATACCGGCTGACGAGCTCGATCACGCCATCGCCATCGCCAATGACAGCGAACACGCCCTGTCGAGCGGCATCGTCACGCGTGGGCTGGCATCGGCCGAAACCTTCCGCCGCCGTTCGCGGGCCGGCCTCGTCATGGTCAACGCTCCCACCGCCGGTATCGACTACCACGTCCCGTTCGGTGGCCGCGGTCCCTCCGGCTATGGCGGACGCGAGCAGGGCAGCGCGGCCGTCGAGTTCTTCACGGACGGCAAGACCGCGTACATCAACCACGGCATCGCCGGCTGA
- a CDS encoding NAD(P)-binding domain-containing protein, producing the protein MSETIAFIGLGAMGLPMASNLVRKNFSVIGFDLDQGKLDKLVALGARPASDVTAAVRDATVVITMLPAPPQVREVILGGAGILAGLRPGSLVIDMSTVDPQTTDTVAAACLEKGIAFVDAPVGRLVSHAERGESLFMVGASDEGFARAEPMLNAMGTTVHRCGPEGAGTRMKIVNNYLAVIGAQLTAEAILLGTKLGLPVDVMKAVSGGTTATNGQFQINFATKVLKGDTAPGFTIDLAHKDLMLALTAAAQQRLGLPVGLAAAGALGAARGGAYAQRDFSALLDYACDIAGVTPPRLPD; encoded by the coding sequence ATGTCAGAGACGATCGCGTTCATCGGGCTTGGCGCCATGGGGTTGCCAATGGCCTCCAACTTGGTCCGCAAGAACTTTTCGGTCATCGGCTTCGACCTCGATCAGGGCAAGCTCGACAAGCTGGTTGCGCTGGGCGCACGCCCGGCCAGCGACGTCACCGCCGCCGTGCGGGACGCGACCGTCGTCATCACCATGCTGCCCGCCCCTCCGCAGGTGCGTGAGGTGATCCTGGGCGGTGCAGGCATTCTCGCCGGCCTCCGGCCGGGCTCGCTGGTGATCGATATGAGCACCGTCGACCCCCAGACCACGGACACGGTTGCTGCGGCGTGTCTGGAGAAAGGCATTGCCTTCGTGGACGCTCCGGTCGGCCGCCTGGTCAGCCATGCGGAACGCGGCGAGTCCCTGTTCATGGTCGGGGCCAGCGATGAGGGCTTCGCCCGTGCCGAACCGATGCTGAACGCCATGGGGACGACCGTCCACCGCTGCGGCCCGGAGGGGGCCGGCACCCGCATGAAGATCGTCAACAACTATCTGGCGGTGATCGGCGCGCAGTTGACGGCGGAGGCCATTTTGCTGGGCACCAAGCTTGGCCTGCCGGTGGACGTGATGAAGGCGGTGTCGGGTGGGACCACGGCGACCAATGGTCAGTTCCAGATCAACTTCGCGACCAAGGTGCTGAAGGGGGACACGGCGCCCGGCTTCACCATCGACCTTGCCCACAAGGATTTGATGCTGGCGCTGACGGCGGCCGCGCAGCAGCGTCTCGGTCTGCCGGTCGGGTTGGCGGCGGCCGGTGCGCTCGGCGCCGCTCGTGGCGGCGCCTATGCCCAGCGCGACTTCTCCGCACTGCTCGACTACGCCTGCGACATCGCCGGCGTCACCCCGCCGCGCCTGCCGGACTGA
- a CDS encoding ABC transporter substrate-binding protein: MKTLAALATSLVALTQVAFAQGISDNKVKIGVITDLSGVYTDIAGNGSVVAAELAAEDFGGKVKGVPIEIIKADHQNKADIASSVVQKWFDTEQVDAIADMVTSSVGLALQQVAVRSKKVALNTGAGTSGMTNASCSPYGVSWVYDTYSLATVNAKATLQSGGDTWFFITADYAFGHDLENDVRKVLEANGGKVVGSVRHPFPTQDMSSYLLQAQASGAKVIALANAGQDTITAIKQAKEFGILDDSKVKVVALLAFEPDIRAIGLSDAAGILMSSGFIWNRSPETIAWSDRFHARTGKRPTSVQAGTYSAVLHYLKAVEATGTDNADKVMEAMRATPVKDMFADGGTVRADGRMLHEMYLVQVKKPEESRDSWDLFKVVGTVPGEQAFRPVTESQCPLLKK; the protein is encoded by the coding sequence ATGAAGACTTTGGCAGCTCTGGCCACGTCGCTCGTTGCGCTGACACAGGTGGCCTTCGCTCAAGGAATTTCCGACAACAAGGTCAAGATCGGCGTCATTACCGACCTGTCGGGCGTCTACACCGACATCGCCGGCAACGGTTCGGTGGTCGCGGCCGAATTGGCGGCTGAGGATTTCGGCGGGAAGGTCAAGGGCGTTCCTATTGAGATCATCAAGGCCGATCACCAGAACAAGGCGGATATCGCCAGTTCCGTCGTTCAAAAATGGTTCGATACCGAGCAGGTCGACGCCATCGCGGACATGGTGACATCATCGGTCGGCCTCGCCCTCCAACAGGTGGCGGTCCGCTCGAAGAAGGTGGCGCTGAACACCGGCGCCGGCACGTCCGGCATGACCAACGCGTCCTGTTCTCCTTACGGCGTGTCGTGGGTCTACGACACCTATTCGCTGGCCACCGTGAACGCCAAAGCAACCTTGCAGAGCGGTGGCGACACCTGGTTTTTCATCACCGCTGACTACGCCTTCGGCCACGACCTGGAAAACGATGTGCGCAAGGTGCTGGAGGCCAATGGCGGCAAGGTCGTCGGCAGCGTCCGCCATCCCTTCCCCACGCAGGACATGAGCTCCTACCTGCTGCAGGCCCAAGCGTCGGGTGCCAAGGTCATCGCTCTGGCCAACGCCGGCCAGGACACCATCACCGCCATCAAGCAGGCCAAGGAATTCGGCATTCTCGACGACAGCAAGGTCAAGGTCGTGGCTCTGCTCGCCTTCGAGCCGGACATCCGCGCCATCGGCCTGTCCGACGCGGCCGGCATCCTGATGTCGAGTGGTTTCATCTGGAACCGCTCGCCGGAGACCATCGCCTGGTCCGACCGCTTCCACGCCAGGACCGGAAAGCGCCCGACCAGCGTGCAGGCCGGCACTTATTCCGCGGTGTTGCATTACCTGAAGGCGGTCGAGGCGACCGGCACCGACAACGCCGACAAGGTAATGGAGGCCATGCGGGCCACGCCGGTCAAGGACATGTTTGCCGACGGCGGCACCGTGCGCGCGGATGGTCGGATGCTGCACGAGATGTATCTGGTCCAGGTGAAAAAGCCTGAGGAATCGCGGGACTCCTGGGACCTGTTCAAGGTGGTTGGAACGGTGCCCGGCGAGCAGGCCTTCCGCCCCGTCACCGAAAGCCAGTGCCCGCTGCTCAAGAAATAG
- a CDS encoding acyl-CoA dehydrogenase family protein: protein MSETSQIVRDTANRLFTERISPQLLLGAETGAWLGEEWTLIEEMGLPLAMVGEEDGGVGLDDVDAAMLIRVAGANAVPLPLAETMLANRFLAAAGLPLSSGPATVAPVRPTDRFHLERAGGGWHLSGTAHRIPWARSAQTVLVLAEAGGQTFAVRLDDGQVRTESAHNLAVEPRDSLFVDGAVPDTAVAPLPDGMGFGDLMAMGAALRTAAMAGAIGRVLELTVGYANERAQFGRPIGKFQAIQQSLAVMAGHAAAASGAADLAAEGLSQGARSLTVAVGKARAGEAAGVVATIAHQVHGAIGFTHEHSLHFLTKRLWSWRDEFGNEAHWNRLFGQRMAEAGADGVWPLIASL, encoded by the coding sequence GTGAGCGAGACAAGTCAGATCGTACGGGACACGGCCAACCGGCTGTTCACGGAACGCATCTCCCCGCAACTGTTGCTCGGTGCCGAAACCGGCGCCTGGCTGGGCGAGGAGTGGACCCTGATCGAGGAGATGGGCTTGCCCCTCGCCATGGTTGGCGAGGAGGATGGCGGGGTCGGACTCGACGACGTGGACGCTGCGATGCTGATCCGCGTCGCCGGAGCCAACGCCGTGCCGCTGCCCCTGGCCGAAACCATGCTGGCGAACCGCTTCCTGGCCGCCGCGGGACTGCCTCTGTCCTCCGGACCGGCGACCGTGGCGCCGGTCCGCCCCACCGATCGGTTCCATTTGGAACGAGCGGGCGGCGGATGGCACCTGTCCGGAACCGCCCACCGCATCCCCTGGGCGCGCTCGGCACAGACCGTTCTCGTCCTGGCCGAGGCGGGTGGACAGACCTTTGCCGTCCGGCTCGACGATGGGCAGGTCCGGACGGAATCGGCTCATAATCTGGCCGTCGAACCACGCGACAGCCTGTTCGTGGACGGCGCGGTTCCGGACACAGCGGTTGCCCCTCTGCCCGACGGGATGGGATTCGGCGACCTCATGGCGATGGGAGCGGCCCTGCGCACCGCCGCGATGGCCGGTGCCATCGGGCGCGTGCTGGAACTGACCGTCGGCTACGCCAACGAGCGCGCCCAGTTTGGCCGCCCCATCGGCAAGTTCCAGGCGATCCAGCAGTCCTTGGCCGTCATGGCGGGCCACGCAGCGGCCGCGTCCGGGGCCGCCGACCTCGCCGCCGAGGGGCTGTCCCAGGGGGCCCGGTCATTGACCGTCGCCGTCGGCAAGGCGCGGGCCGGCGAGGCGGCGGGTGTCGTCGCGACCATTGCCCATCAGGTGCATGGCGCCATCGGCTTCACCCATGAACACAGCCTGCATTTCCTGACCAAGCGCCTGTGGTCCTGGCGCGACGAGTTTGGGAACGAGGCGCACTGGAATCGCCTGTTCGGACAGCGCATGGCCGAGGCCGGCGCCGATGGAGTTTGGCCGCTGATCGCCTCCCTCTGA
- a CDS encoding acyl-CoA dehydrogenase family protein, translating to MQDFSFPAPPTAPDTAELRAEVRAFLAAELAGYPAAERIRSWSGFDADFSRKLGQRGWIGMTWPKQYGGHERSALERYVVLEELLAAGAPVAAHWIADRQSGPLLLKVGTEEQKRTILPRIAAGEFFFCIGMSEPDSGSDLAAVRTRAVPVEGGWRVNGTKLWTTYAHHAHAIILYCRTGAADDRHGGTSQFLVDLTLPGITVRPIADLSGARHFNEVVFEDVILPHSALIGQEGDGWNQVMSELAYERSGPERFLSTFVLFVELVRTLGSQMTPDAAGALGRLGVHLVVLRRLSRSVAGMLQDGRNPALQASVVKDLGALVEQEIPEIARQLMAMEPDLRSHDALSSVLGYSILNAPAFSLRGGTREILRGIIARGLGLR from the coding sequence ATGCAAGATTTTTCATTCCCGGCGCCGCCGACGGCGCCGGACACGGCGGAGCTGCGTGCCGAGGTGCGCGCTTTCCTGGCCGCGGAACTGGCCGGCTATCCCGCCGCCGAACGCATCCGCTCCTGGAGCGGGTTCGATGCCGACTTCAGCCGCAAGCTGGGGCAGCGCGGCTGGATCGGTATGACGTGGCCCAAGCAGTATGGCGGACACGAACGCAGCGCACTGGAACGCTACGTCGTTCTGGAGGAACTGCTGGCGGCCGGCGCTCCGGTCGCCGCCCACTGGATCGCCGACCGGCAAAGCGGCCCTTTGCTGCTGAAGGTCGGGACCGAGGAACAGAAGCGCACCATCCTGCCGCGCATCGCCGCCGGCGAGTTCTTCTTCTGCATCGGCATGAGCGAGCCGGATTCCGGATCCGATCTCGCGGCGGTGCGCACGCGCGCCGTTCCGGTGGAGGGTGGCTGGCGGGTCAACGGCACCAAGCTGTGGACGACCTATGCCCACCATGCCCATGCCATAATCCTCTACTGCCGCACCGGCGCTGCGGACGACCGGCACGGCGGGACCAGCCAGTTCCTGGTCGATCTGACGCTTCCAGGCATCACCGTCCGGCCCATCGCCGACCTGTCGGGCGCGCGGCACTTCAACGAGGTCGTGTTTGAGGACGTGATTCTGCCGCACTCCGCCCTGATCGGGCAGGAGGGCGACGGCTGGAACCAAGTGATGAGCGAACTGGCCTATGAACGCAGCGGGCCCGAACGCTTCCTGTCGACCTTCGTGCTGTTTGTCGAACTGGTGCGGACGCTTGGCAGCCAAATGACGCCGGATGCGGCGGGGGCACTCGGTCGGCTGGGCGTCCACCTGGTCGTTCTCCGCCGCCTGTCGCGGTCGGTGGCCGGCATGCTGCAGGATGGCCGCAACCCCGCTTTGCAGGCGTCGGTCGTCAAGGATCTGGGCGCCCTGGTCGAGCAGGAGATTCCGGAAATCGCCCGACAGCTTATGGCGATGGAGCCCGACCTGCGGTCGCACGACGCCCTGTCGTCTGTGCTGGGCTACTCCATCCTAAACGCGCCGGCCTTCTCCCTGCGTGGCGGCACGCGGGAAATCCTGCGCGGAATCATCGCGCGGGGCCTGGGGCTGCGCTGA
- a CDS encoding crotonase/enoyl-CoA hydratase family protein gives MSDPILSDPIIFENDDGIVTLTINRPETRNPISDPDMIEAMLEALDRIDRDLSIRAAILTGTGTSFSSGGNLKTMGEKGGINDPLPAQTRRNYKFGIQRLPLAFEALEVPIIAAVNGPAIGAGCDLACMCDLRIAAERAVFAESFVKVGIVPGDGGAWLLPRVVGFSKACEMALTGDPIDAAEALACGLVSKVVPNDALLAEARKLAMRIAANPPHAVRMTKRLLREGRSATLDHVLELSAAMQALAHATADHKEAVAALLGKRPPSFSGH, from the coding sequence ATGTCCGATCCAATCTTGTCCGATCCAATCATCTTCGAGAACGACGACGGGATCGTCACGTTGACGATCAACCGGCCGGAAACCCGCAACCCCATTTCCGACCCCGACATGATCGAGGCGATGCTGGAGGCGCTCGACCGGATTGACCGCGATCTGTCAATTCGTGCGGCGATCCTGACCGGCACCGGGACGAGCTTCTCGTCCGGCGGGAATTTGAAGACGATGGGGGAGAAGGGCGGAATCAACGACCCTTTGCCGGCCCAAACCCGACGGAACTACAAGTTTGGGATCCAGCGGCTTCCCCTGGCCTTCGAGGCGCTGGAGGTCCCGATCATTGCGGCGGTGAACGGCCCGGCCATCGGTGCCGGTTGCGATCTCGCCTGCATGTGCGATCTCCGGATCGCCGCGGAACGCGCCGTGTTCGCGGAGAGCTTCGTCAAAGTCGGCATCGTGCCGGGCGATGGCGGAGCGTGGTTGCTGCCGCGCGTCGTTGGCTTCTCCAAAGCCTGCGAGATGGCTCTGACCGGCGATCCGATCGACGCGGCCGAAGCGTTGGCCTGCGGCCTCGTATCGAAGGTGGTGCCGAACGACGCGCTGCTCGCCGAAGCCCGCAAGCTGGCGATGCGCATCGCCGCCAACCCACCCCACGCGGTCCGTATGACCAAGCGGCTGCTGAGAGAAGGGCGCAGCGCCACGCTCGACCATGTGCTCGAGCTGTCGGCGGCGATGCAGGCGCTCGCCCACGCGACGGCCGACCACAAGGAAGCGGTGGCCGCCTTGCTGGGCAAGAGGCCGCCGAGCTTCTCCGGGCACTGA
- a CDS encoding ABC transporter ATP-binding protein, protein MITGTNDIILEARGLSKEFGGFIAVKEVNLQVRRGTIHALIGPNGAGKSTVFNLLTKFLTPTRGQILYKGRDITAMKPADVALLGMVRSFQISAVFPHLSVLENVRVALQRPRGTSFHFWKPEASLYDLHARAEELIEAVNLTPWIGHTAAELPYGRKRALEIATTLALDPEVMLLDEPLAGMGHEDIEGTAALIKRVSADRTILMVEHNLSVVAHLSDTITVLRRGEILAEGSYDVVSRNPQVMEAYMGTGEVGHA, encoded by the coding sequence ATGATCACCGGAACCAATGACATCATCCTCGAAGCGCGCGGACTCTCGAAGGAGTTTGGAGGCTTCATCGCGGTGAAGGAGGTGAACCTCCAGGTCCGCCGCGGCACCATCCACGCGCTGATCGGCCCCAACGGCGCCGGCAAGAGCACGGTCTTCAACCTGCTGACCAAGTTCCTGACGCCGACGCGCGGCCAGATCCTCTACAAGGGGCGCGACATCACCGCCATGAAGCCCGCCGACGTGGCGCTGCTCGGCATGGTGCGCTCCTTCCAGATCTCCGCCGTCTTCCCGCATCTCAGCGTGCTGGAGAATGTCCGCGTCGCGCTCCAGCGCCCGCGCGGCACCAGCTTCCATTTCTGGAAGCCCGAAGCCAGCCTTTACGACCTGCACGCCCGCGCCGAGGAGCTGATCGAAGCGGTGAACCTCACCCCCTGGATCGGCCACACCGCCGCCGAGCTGCCCTACGGCCGCAAGCGCGCGCTGGAGATCGCCACCACACTGGCCCTCGACCCGGAGGTGATGCTGCTCGACGAGCCGTTGGCCGGCATGGGCCACGAGGACATCGAGGGCACCGCCGCCCTGATCAAGCGCGTCTCCGCCGACCGCACCATCCTGATGGTCGAGCACAACCTGTCGGTCGTCGCCCACCTGTCGGACACCATCACCGTGCTCCGCCGCGGCGAGATTCTGGCCGAGGGCTCGTACGACGTCGTATCGCGCAACCCGCAGGTCATGGAAGCCTACATGGGAACGGGTGAGGTGGGCCATGCCTGA
- a CDS encoding ABC transporter ATP-binding protein: protein MPDGATVKTTMLEIRDLQAFYGESHVLHGVDIDVRQGEVVTLLGRNGAGKTTTMRSIMGIVGKRNGSIRFQGKELIGMAQHRIPRLGIGYVPEERGIFSSLSVDENLMLPPVVKSGGMTVPQIYELFPNLQGRGTTQGTRLSGGEQQMLAIARILRTGADLILLDEPTEGLAPVIIEQIGVAVRKLKQRGFTIVLVEQNFRFAATIADRHYVMEEGHVVDMIPNDQLAQNMDKLHTYLGV, encoded by the coding sequence ATGCCTGACGGTGCGACCGTGAAGACCACCATGCTGGAGATCCGCGACCTCCAGGCCTTCTACGGCGAAAGCCACGTGCTGCACGGCGTCGACATCGACGTGCGCCAGGGCGAGGTGGTGACGCTGCTGGGCCGCAACGGCGCCGGCAAGACGACGACCATGCGCTCGATCATGGGCATCGTCGGCAAGCGCAACGGCTCGATCCGCTTCCAGGGCAAGGAGCTGATCGGCATGGCGCAGCACAGGATCCCCCGCCTCGGCATCGGCTATGTGCCGGAGGAGCGCGGCATCTTCTCCTCGCTCAGCGTGGACGAGAACCTGATGCTGCCGCCGGTGGTGAAGTCGGGCGGCATGACCGTGCCGCAGATCTACGAGCTGTTCCCCAACCTGCAGGGGCGCGGCACCACCCAGGGCACGCGCCTGTCGGGCGGCGAGCAGCAGATGCTGGCCATCGCGCGCATCCTGCGCACGGGCGCCGACCTGATCCTGCTCGACGAGCCGACCGAGGGCCTTGCCCCCGTCATCATCGAGCAGATCGGGGTGGCGGTGCGCAAGCTCAAGCAGCGCGGCTTCACCATCGTTCTGGTGGAGCAGAACTTCCGCTTCGCCGCGACCATCGCCGACCGTCACTACGTGATGGAGGAAGGCCATGTCGTGGACATGATCCCCAACGACCAGCTCGCCCAGAACATGGACAAGCTCCACACCTATCTGGGCGTCTGA
- a CDS encoding branched-chain amino acid ABC transporter permease yields MFDLLGVPPQVLFGQLLLGLINGSFYALLSLGLAVIFGMLNVINFAHGALYMIGAFVAWLLLTKLGLGYWWALGLSPLIVGLLGVVLEKTMLSRLYKLDHLYGLLLTFGLALIMEGAFRHFYGVSGQPYPIPDALKGGQNLGFMFLPNYRGWVVVASLIVCFGTWFAIERTRLGAYLRAATENPVLVQAFGINVPVMITATYGFGVALAGLAGVLAAPIYQVSPLMGSNLIIVVFAVVVIGGMGSILGAIVTGLGLGLLESLTKVFYPEASNIVVFVVMAIVLLIKPAGLFGRER; encoded by the coding sequence ATGTTTGACCTGCTGGGGGTGCCGCCCCAGGTGCTGTTCGGCCAATTGCTGCTGGGCCTGATCAACGGCTCGTTCTACGCGCTGCTCAGCCTCGGGTTGGCGGTCATCTTCGGCATGCTGAACGTCATCAACTTCGCCCACGGCGCGCTCTACATGATCGGCGCCTTCGTGGCGTGGCTGCTGCTGACGAAGCTCGGCCTCGGCTACTGGTGGGCGCTGGGCCTGTCGCCGCTGATCGTCGGATTGCTGGGCGTGGTGCTCGAAAAAACCATGCTGTCGCGCCTCTACAAGCTCGACCATCTCTACGGGCTGCTGCTGACCTTCGGCCTCGCCCTGATCATGGAAGGCGCCTTCCGCCACTTCTACGGCGTGTCGGGCCAGCCCTATCCGATCCCGGACGCGCTCAAGGGCGGCCAGAACCTGGGCTTCATGTTCCTGCCCAACTACCGCGGCTGGGTCGTCGTCGCCTCCCTGATCGTCTGCTTCGGGACGTGGTTCGCCATCGAGCGGACGCGGCTCGGCGCCTACCTGCGCGCCGCCACCGAGAATCCGGTGCTGGTCCAGGCCTTCGGCATCAACGTGCCGGTGATGATCACCGCCACCTACGGCTTCGGCGTCGCGCTGGCCGGGCTGGCCGGCGTGCTGGCCGCGCCGATCTACCAGGTGTCGCCGCTGATGGGCTCCAACCTGATCATCGTCGTCTTCGCCGTGGTGGTGATCGGCGGCATGGGCTCCATCCTCGGCGCCATCGTCACCGGCCTGGGGCTGGGGTTGCTGGAGAGCCTGACCAAGGTCTTCTACCCCGAGGCCTCCAACATCGTGGTGTTCGTCGTGATGGCGATCGTCCTTCTCATCAAGCCCGCGGGCCTCTTCGGACGGGAGCGCTGA
- a CDS encoding branched-chain amino acid ABC transporter permease: MAAQIKTTDTQTTTIALRRPGQDSTRNAIILGIGLLIALAAPYVLYPVFVMKVLCFALFACAFNLLIGFAGLLSFGHAAFFGGAAYITAHSAKVWGLGPEVSILLGMGFSALLGLAFGALAIRRQGIYFAMITLALSQMVFFMALQLKFTGGEDGIQAVPRGHLFGVIDLNNLMSMYYFVLAVFLVGFAVVWRTVHSPFGQVLKAIRENEPRAVSLGYRTERYKLLAFVLSASLAGLAGGTKALVFQLASLTDVTWQMSGEVVLMTLLGGMGTLLGPVVGAAIVVTLQSYLADFNLPVPVVTGAIFVVCVLVFRRGVVGECLAWIGRRGR; encoded by the coding sequence ATGGCCGCCCAAATCAAGACGACCGACACCCAGACGACGACCATCGCGCTGCGCCGTCCGGGGCAGGACAGCACCCGCAACGCCATCATCCTCGGCATCGGGCTGCTGATCGCTCTGGCCGCGCCCTACGTGCTGTACCCCGTCTTCGTGATGAAGGTGCTGTGCTTCGCGCTGTTCGCCTGCGCCTTCAACCTGCTGATCGGCTTCGCCGGGCTGCTGAGCTTCGGCCACGCCGCCTTCTTCGGCGGGGCCGCCTACATCACCGCCCATTCCGCCAAGGTCTGGGGGCTGGGGCCGGAGGTCAGCATCCTGCTCGGCATGGGCTTCTCCGCGCTGCTCGGCCTCGCCTTCGGCGCGCTGGCGATCCGCCGGCAAGGCATCTACTTCGCGATGATCACGCTGGCGCTGTCGCAGATGGTCTTCTTCATGGCGCTGCAGCTCAAGTTCACCGGCGGCGAGGACGGCATCCAGGCGGTGCCGCGCGGGCATCTGTTCGGGGTGATCGACCTCAACAACTTGATGTCCATGTATTACTTCGTGCTGGCGGTCTTCCTGGTCGGCTTCGCGGTGGTCTGGCGCACGGTGCATTCGCCCTTCGGCCAGGTGCTGAAGGCGATCCGCGAGAACGAGCCGCGCGCCGTGTCGCTCGGCTACCGGACGGAGCGCTACAAGCTGCTGGCCTTCGTGCTGTCGGCGAGCCTCGCCGGACTGGCCGGCGGGACCAAGGCGCTGGTCTTCCAGCTCGCCTCGCTGACCGACGTGACGTGGCAGATGTCCGGCGAGGTGGTGCTGATGACGCTGCTCGGCGGCATGGGCACGCTGCTCGGCCCGGTGGTGGGGGCGGCCATCGTCGTCACGCTGCAGAGCTACCTGGCCGACTTCAACCTGCCGGTTCCGGTGGTGACCGGCGCCATCTTCGTGGTCTGTGTGCTGGTCTTCCGACGCGGCGTCGTCGGCGAGTGCCTTGCCTGGATCGGCAGGCGCGGCCGCTGA